The proteins below come from a single Micromonospora citrea genomic window:
- a CDS encoding response regulator transcription factor has translation MILGGVPDLLLVGEAADGSEVPAAVAACAPDVVLMDIRMPRMDGLAATEALRAAADPPEVLVLTTFDADEQVLRALRAGAGGFLLKDTPPAEIVRAVRRVAAGEATLSPAVTRRLIEHVTAPGAAGGPDPRRARALRQLDGLSEREREVAVALGRGRTNAEIAGELFMSVATVKAYVSRLLVKLDLNNRVQVALLVHDAGLV, from the coding sequence ATGATCCTCGGCGGCGTGCCGGACCTGCTCCTGGTCGGCGAGGCCGCCGACGGCAGCGAGGTCCCCGCCGCCGTCGCCGCGTGCGCGCCGGACGTGGTGCTGATGGACATCCGGATGCCCCGGATGGACGGGCTCGCCGCCACCGAGGCGCTGCGGGCGGCGGCCGACCCGCCGGAGGTGCTGGTGCTGACCACCTTCGACGCCGACGAGCAGGTGCTCCGGGCGCTGCGGGCGGGTGCCGGCGGCTTCCTGCTGAAGGACACCCCGCCGGCCGAGATCGTGCGGGCGGTGCGCCGCGTGGCGGCCGGCGAGGCCACCCTCTCCCCGGCGGTGACCCGCCGGCTGATCGAGCACGTGACGGCCCCGGGCGCGGCGGGCGGCCCCGACCCGCGCCGGGCGCGGGCGCTGCGGCAACTTGACGGGCTCAGCGAGCGCGAGCGCGAGGTCGCCGTCGCCCTGGGGCGGGGCCGGACCAACGCCGAGATAGCCGGCGAGCTGTTCATGAGCGTCGCGACGGTCAAGGCGTACGTGTCGCGGCTGCTGGTCAAGCTCGACCTGAACAACCGCGTCCAGGTCGCCCTGCTGGTGCACGACGCCGGCCTGGTCTGA
- a CDS encoding sensor histidine kinase: MTSAAVPDHPWLLPGVLADATERARRTARDWLVDGLCFLIALGWVLLATGDAATPDPEFSTPLPQRWMILADALLGLVCCALLWVRRRWPLGLAVATLPLTAFSMASAIPLLIIHFTVVVHRRTAVALGVTAAGLSTNFAFSHLRPDPHLSYWETTAWGVVLSLSVLAWGMFVRSRRQLVVSLRERAERAEAEQQLRVTQARHLERTRIAREMHDVLAHRISLLSLHAGALEFRPDAPPEEIAKAAGVIRGSAHAALQDLREVIGVLRAETAAEQAPERPQPTLGDLPALIEESRAAGVRVGVRDVVTAAERVPAAVGRSVYRIVQEGLTNARKHAAGAAVAVDVAGSPGDGLTVEIRNRWPVGGVVDAEIPGAGTGLVGIAERVSLAGGRLEYGRDDSGDFRLAAWLPWPA, translated from the coding sequence GTGACCAGCGCCGCCGTACCCGATCATCCCTGGCTGCTGCCGGGGGTCCTCGCCGATGCGACCGAGCGGGCCCGGCGGACCGCGCGCGACTGGCTCGTCGACGGCCTCTGTTTCCTGATCGCCCTCGGCTGGGTCCTGCTCGCCACGGGTGACGCGGCCACGCCCGACCCGGAGTTCTCCACCCCGCTGCCGCAGCGCTGGATGATCCTGGCGGACGCCCTGCTCGGGCTCGTCTGCTGCGCGCTGCTCTGGGTGCGGCGCCGGTGGCCGCTCGGGCTCGCCGTCGCGACCCTGCCGCTGACCGCGTTCTCGATGGCGTCGGCGATCCCGTTGTTGATCATCCACTTCACCGTCGTGGTGCACCGCCGCACGGCCGTCGCGCTGGGCGTGACGGCCGCCGGGCTATCCACCAACTTCGCCTTCAGCCACCTGCGCCCGGATCCCCACCTGTCGTACTGGGAGACGACCGCGTGGGGGGTGGTGCTCAGCCTCTCCGTGCTGGCGTGGGGGATGTTCGTCCGGTCGCGGCGGCAGTTGGTCGTGTCGCTGCGGGAGCGCGCCGAGCGGGCCGAGGCGGAGCAGCAGTTGCGGGTCACCCAGGCCCGGCACCTGGAGCGCACCCGCATCGCCCGGGAGATGCACGACGTGCTGGCGCACCGCATCTCGCTGCTCAGCCTGCACGCGGGCGCGCTGGAGTTCCGGCCGGACGCGCCACCGGAGGAGATCGCGAAGGCGGCCGGGGTGATCCGGGGCAGCGCGCACGCCGCGTTGCAGGACCTGCGGGAGGTGATCGGGGTGCTCCGCGCGGAGACGGCCGCCGAACAGGCCCCGGAACGCCCGCAGCCCACCCTGGGCGACCTGCCCGCGCTCATCGAGGAGTCCCGGGCGGCCGGGGTCCGGGTGGGCGTCCGCGACGTGGTCACCGCGGCGGAGCGGGTGCCCGCGGCGGTGGGGCGCAGCGTCTACCGGATCGTGCAGGAGGGGCTGACCAACGCCCGCAAGCACGCCGCCGGGGCCGCGGTCGCCGTCGACGTGGCCGGCAGTCCGGGCGACGGGCTTACCGTGGAGATCCGCAACCGGTGGCCGGTCGGCGGCGTGGTCGACGCGGAGATCCCCGGCGCCGGCACGGGCCTGGTCGGCATCGCCGAGCGGGTCAGCCTGGCCGGCGGCCGGTTGGAGTACGGGCGGGACGACTCCGGCGACTTCCGGCTCGCCGCGTGGCTGCCGTGGCCGGCGTGA
- a CDS encoding ABC transporter ATP-binding protein, with amino-acid sequence MIDVAHLTKRYGRHTAVDDVSFRCEPGTVTGFLGPNGAGKSTTMRMICGLTPPSGGAATVGGRPYRELPNPGREVGVLLDASAQHAGRTGREALAVAAATMGVEHRRVAATLDLVGLNAVAAKRRVRAYSLGMRQRLGLAHALLGDPRVLILDEPANGLDPEGIFWMRGLLRDFADRGGTVLLSSHLLREVEAVADRLVVIGGGRIVAQGDKDELLAGGGTLVRARDAAALRGALHRAGLPVTEGTDGLLVRADAEAVGQAAADAGVALTELRPAGSGGLEQLFLTLTAGASTREAVR; translated from the coding sequence ATGATCGACGTGGCACACCTCACCAAACGGTACGGACGGCACACCGCCGTCGACGACGTGTCGTTCCGCTGCGAGCCGGGCACCGTCACCGGCTTCCTGGGGCCCAACGGCGCAGGCAAGTCCACCACCATGCGGATGATCTGCGGCCTCACCCCGCCCAGCGGCGGCGCGGCCACCGTCGGCGGCCGGCCCTATCGGGAGCTGCCCAACCCGGGCCGGGAGGTCGGCGTGCTGCTGGACGCCTCGGCGCAGCACGCCGGGCGCACCGGCCGGGAGGCGCTGGCCGTCGCCGCCGCGACGATGGGCGTGGAGCACCGGCGGGTGGCCGCCACGCTCGACCTGGTCGGGCTGAACGCGGTCGCGGCGAAGCGCCGGGTCCGGGCGTACTCGTTGGGGATGCGGCAGCGGCTCGGTCTGGCGCACGCGCTGCTGGGCGACCCGCGCGTGCTGATCCTCGACGAGCCGGCCAACGGCCTGGACCCGGAGGGAATCTTCTGGATGCGCGGCCTGCTGCGCGACTTCGCCGACCGGGGCGGCACCGTGCTGCTCTCCTCCCACCTGCTGCGCGAGGTGGAGGCGGTCGCGGACCGGCTGGTGGTCATCGGGGGCGGCCGGATCGTGGCCCAGGGCGACAAGGACGAGCTGCTGGCCGGCGGCGGCACCCTGGTCCGGGCGCGGGACGCGGCGGCCCTGCGCGGCGCGCTGCACCGGGCCGGGCTGCCGGTCACCGAGGGCACCGACGGGCTGCTGGTCCGCGCCGACGCCGAGGCGGTCGGGCAGGCCGCCGCCGACGCCGGCGTCGCCCTCACCGAGCTGCGCCCGGCCGGCAGCGGCGGCCTGGAGCAGCTCTTCCTCACCCTGACCGCCGGCGCGTCGACCCGGGAGGCCGTCCGATGA
- a CDS encoding ABC transporter permease, giving the protein MTTTTVNSSTALPHRRPEVRRPSLPRLTGVELRKLVDTRAGLWLLITIGLLAAALVVVQLIWAPDADQTFANLFVPTLLPVGVLLPVLGILSITGEWSQRSALTTFALVPRRARVILAKLVATVLTALASVLVSLALAAAGTVVAGATGGAGTWRFEGTLLLHAAVFQVANVLMGAGFGLLLLNTPLAIVGYLLLPTLWSVLGGIIRPLEGPAGWLDTGRTMEPLFTPDVTAGQWGRLAVSLLVWLVVPLVAGLVRTLRREVS; this is encoded by the coding sequence ATGACCACCACCACCGTCAACTCGTCCACCGCCCTGCCGCACCGCCGTCCCGAGGTACGCCGGCCGTCGCTGCCGCGGCTGACCGGCGTCGAGCTGCGCAAGCTCGTCGACACCCGGGCCGGGCTGTGGCTGCTGATCACCATCGGGCTGCTCGCCGCCGCCCTCGTGGTCGTCCAGTTGATCTGGGCGCCCGACGCCGACCAGACCTTCGCCAACCTCTTCGTCCCGACGCTGCTGCCGGTCGGGGTGCTGCTGCCGGTGCTCGGCATCCTGTCCATCACCGGCGAGTGGTCGCAGCGCAGCGCGCTCACCACGTTCGCCCTGGTGCCCCGTCGGGCGCGGGTGATCCTCGCCAAGCTGGTCGCGACGGTGCTGACCGCCCTGGCCTCGGTGCTGGTCAGTCTCGCCCTGGCCGCCGCCGGCACGGTGGTCGCCGGTGCGACCGGCGGCGCGGGCACCTGGCGGTTCGAGGGGACGCTGCTGCTGCACGCGGCCGTGTTCCAGGTGGCCAACGTGCTGATGGGCGCCGGCTTCGGCCTGCTGCTGCTCAACACGCCGCTGGCCATCGTCGGCTACCTGCTGCTGCCGACCCTCTGGTCGGTCCTCGGCGGAATCATCCGGCCGCTGGAGGGGCCGGCGGGCTGGCTGGACACGGGCCGCACGATGGAACCGCTGTTCACCCCGGACGTCACCGCCGGGCAGTGGGGACGGCTCGCGGTGTCGCTGCTGGTCTGGCTGGTCGTTCCGCTGGTCGCCGGCCTGGTCCGTACCCTGCGCCGCGAGGTGTCGTGA
- a CDS encoding YqeB family protein yields the protein MDGYGAPTVVDGGAAELALLWGGFPVLGAGAGWLLAAGAGWLAGLPWAPAQDLLELVAGLPDPQATIGGMAVGALGGLVVAAIGTAERLAVTVGAERVGLRRDGSRREVARRQVRAVFLDGRDLVLLGPDDDELARERSDLAADRLRAAFRAHGWPWVEDDPHRDAYRRWVPGLPGLPAGADALLRARQKALDDDRGGEARELRGELARCGVVVRDERRRQYWRLSRSAVVGDPPDPERGSASG from the coding sequence GTGGACGGCTACGGCGCTCCCACCGTCGTCGACGGCGGCGCCGCCGAACTGGCGCTGCTCTGGGGCGGCTTCCCGGTGCTCGGCGCGGGCGCCGGGTGGCTGCTCGCCGCGGGCGCCGGGTGGCTCGCCGGGCTGCCCTGGGCCCCGGCGCAGGACCTGCTCGAACTGGTCGCCGGCCTGCCCGATCCGCAGGCCACCATCGGCGGGATGGCGGTCGGCGCGCTGGGCGGCCTGGTGGTCGCCGCCATCGGTACCGCCGAGCGGCTCGCCGTCACCGTCGGCGCGGAGCGGGTGGGGCTGCGCCGCGACGGCAGCCGCCGGGAGGTCGCGCGGCGGCAGGTGCGCGCGGTGTTCCTCGACGGCAGGGACCTGGTGCTGCTCGGCCCGGACGACGACGAGCTGGCCCGGGAGAGGTCGGACCTGGCCGCCGACCGGCTGCGGGCGGCCTTCCGCGCGCACGGCTGGCCGTGGGTGGAGGACGACCCGCACCGGGACGCGTACCGGCGGTGGGTGCCGGGGCTGCCCGGCCTGCCGGCCGGCGCGGACGCGCTGCTGCGGGCCCGTCAGAAGGCGCTCGACGACGACAGGGGCGGCGAGGCGCGGGAGCTGCGCGGCGAGCTGGCCCGCTGCGGGGTGGTGGTCCGCGACGAGCGCAGGCGGCAGTACTGGCGGCTGAGCCGCTCCGCCGTCGTCGGGGATCCGCCGGATCCGGAGCGCGGATCCGCGAGCGGGTGA
- a CDS encoding amino acid permease, protein MTSAGSAAGGGGTGIFRRKPVEEIADESGEGLARSLGLWQLTAIGVGGIIGAGIFALAGAVASETAGPAVLISFLIAGLASAAAALSYAEFAGMIPKAGSAYTYGYAVLGEAVGWFIGWDLLLEYTAIVAVVAIGISGYFSFLVTELGTELPAWMLGAPGTGEGHVVDLFAVVLCLFIAFLLNLGIRSAARFETFVVGLKVAVVLLVIVVGFFHVSTANYSPFFPFGVSGAFTGAATVFFAVFGYDAMSTAAEESRDARRHMPKAIIYSLAVSMVLYVLATLVLTGMQNYRDIDPESGFSSAFASVGLSGLASVIAVGAIIGILTVMFTFMLGVTRVWFSMSRDGLLPSWFAKLHPVRRVPSRVTWIVGVGSALIAGFLPIREAAELTNIGILLAFVVVCVAVIVLRYRRPDAPRTFRLPGMPVVPAVGALFSLWLITFLAPETWLRFAVWFVLGALIYAGYGYRRSKLARRG, encoded by the coding sequence ATGACCTCCGCAGGAAGCGCTGCGGGCGGCGGCGGCACGGGGATCTTCCGCCGCAAGCCGGTCGAGGAGATCGCCGACGAGTCCGGTGAGGGGCTGGCCCGTTCCCTCGGGCTCTGGCAGCTCACCGCCATCGGCGTGGGCGGCATCATCGGCGCGGGCATCTTCGCCCTGGCCGGCGCGGTGGCGAGCGAGACCGCCGGCCCGGCCGTGCTGATCTCGTTCCTGATCGCCGGGCTCGCCAGCGCGGCGGCCGCCCTGTCGTACGCCGAGTTCGCCGGCATGATCCCGAAGGCCGGCTCGGCCTACACCTACGGGTACGCGGTGCTCGGCGAGGCGGTGGGCTGGTTCATCGGCTGGGACCTGCTGCTGGAGTACACGGCGATCGTGGCCGTGGTGGCGATCGGCATCTCCGGCTACTTCTCGTTCCTCGTCACCGAACTGGGGACGGAGCTGCCCGCCTGGATGCTGGGCGCCCCGGGCACCGGCGAGGGGCACGTGGTGGACCTCTTCGCGGTGGTCCTCTGCCTGTTCATCGCGTTCCTGCTGAATCTCGGCATCAGGTCCGCCGCCCGGTTCGAGACGTTCGTCGTCGGGTTGAAGGTCGCCGTGGTGCTGCTGGTCATCGTGGTCGGGTTCTTCCACGTGAGCACCGCAAACTACTCGCCGTTCTTCCCGTTCGGGGTGAGCGGGGCGTTCACCGGCGCGGCGACCGTCTTCTTCGCGGTGTTCGGCTACGACGCGATGAGCACCGCCGCCGAGGAGTCCAGGGACGCCCGCCGGCACATGCCCAAGGCGATCATCTACTCGCTGGCCGTCTCGATGGTCCTCTACGTGCTGGCGACCCTGGTGCTGACCGGCATGCAGAACTACCGGGACATCGACCCGGAGAGCGGCTTCTCGTCCGCGTTCGCCTCCGTCGGCCTCTCCGGGCTGGCCAGCGTCATCGCCGTCGGCGCGATCATCGGCATCCTGACCGTGATGTTCACCTTCATGCTCGGCGTGACCCGGGTGTGGTTCTCGATGAGCCGGGACGGCCTGCTGCCGAGCTGGTTCGCCAAGCTGCACCCGGTACGGCGGGTGCCGAGCCGGGTCACCTGGATCGTCGGCGTCGGCTCGGCCCTGATCGCCGGATTCCTGCCGATCCGCGAGGCCGCCGAGCTGACCAACATCGGCATCCTGCTCGCCTTCGTGGTGGTCTGCGTCGCGGTGATCGTGCTGCGGTACCGCCGCCCCGACGCGCCGCGCACGTTCCGGCTGCCCGGCATGCCGGTGGTGCCGGCGGTCGGCGCCCTCTTCTCCCTCTGGCTGATCACCTTCCTGGCCCCGGAGACGTGGCTGCGCTTCGCGGTCTGGTTCGTGCTCGGCGCGCTGATCTACGCCGGCTACGGCTACCGCCGGTCGAAGCTGGCCCGCCGGGGCTGA